The nucleotide window AGCTATCATTGATCACAAGATTATGCCCAGAACTCAACGGAACGATAATTTTATTGACAAAACCTTTACGGTTATGGCCGATATCATCCTCAAAGTAGTCCCTTTTAATAAGAAAGCTAAAGAGGCTTTTGTTTATTATCGGGATGGAATGTCTGCCCAAGCTGACGGAGAATATAAGGAAGCTTTAGATAATTATTATGAAGCCCTGAAATTAGAAGATGATGCCAACGATCGCAGTTATATTCTCTATAATATCGGGATTATTCATGGCAGTAATGGGGAACATGAAAGAGCTTTAGAGTATTATCATGAAGCGATCGAGCTTAATCCTAATTTACCCTCAGCCCTGAATAATATTGCGGTAATTTACCATTATCAGGGAGAACGAGCCAAAGAAGAAGGCAGAGAAGATGAATCTGAGGCTTTATTTGATAAAGCGGCGGAATATTGGAAACAGGCCATCCGGCTTGCCCCTAATAATTACATTGAAGCCCAAAACTGGCTCAAAGTGACCGGACGTTCTGAAATGGATGTCTTTTTCTAAGGTATTGTTGCAAAAATAGCTCATTAAATTCTCATGATTGATACAGAACAAGTTAAGAAAATTGCTCATCTTGCGCGTTTGGAAATTACCCCCGAACAAGAGGAACAATTTACCGGACAACTGAGCAGTATTTTAGAATATTTTGACCAATTAAGTGAATTAGACACCACTGATGTTCCTCCCACTACCAGGGCTATTGAAATCAAGAATATTACTCGTTCTGATTCCATGCAACCCTATCCCAGTCGAGAAGAACTCCTTAAAGAAGCACCCGAACAAGAAGGGGACTTTTTTAAAGTTCCTCAAATTCTGAATACCGATGAGGAATAATAAGATTTGATTGTGATTAAATGATTGTATTAAGTTAGGAAGGGGAGTGTGGCAATCAAGGCGATCGCAGAACGGTAAAAAATTCAGAAAAAAGCGATCACGTTATTTTGGTGCGGTAAAATTTTGTCGGGGCAGTGTTTAATATAGCTGCCCTTAACAACCTCTATTAAATAAGAGGAATTCTAAGGTGGACAAAAGGAAATATTTTCAACAAATTTTTCAGAAAAATAAAAAACAATTCTTGTTTTTAGAGGATTTTATATTTTTTCAAAAAAAACAAATTATTAAATTTTTAATTTTACTGTTAATCAGTGCAATTATTTATAGTTTTGGGCTGTCTAATCTTCTTAAAATTAACCATTTTTATTCTATCAAGGAAGCATTAAGTTATCCGTTACCCGCTCCCCAAAATTCCTCAAATTTTGGGCTACATTTGAAGCGTTCAATGAATTTATTATCTAAAAGTACCTCCCAAAATCCCAATCAAGTAAAAATTTTATTTTATGGACAGTCAATTACTCGGGGTCTGTGGTGGAAACAAATAGAAGAAGACCTGAAAAAACGCTATCCTTATGCAGATATCGAGGTAAAAAATTTAGCGATAGGAGGATTTGCTGCTCAACGTTTAGTTCTCAATACTGAAAGAGATTTGTTATCGTTTTACCCAGATTTAATTATTTTTCATGTCTATGGAGATCATATTCAATATGAGCAAATTATTCTGAAAATGCGTACTCTGACTACAGCAGATATAGCAATTCAGACAGATCATTATAATAGAGACTCAAATCCTTATCAATCCGATCAAGGTTGGACGGCTTTTATGAATGGTCGTTTTTTACCTAAAGTAGCTCAAAGATATTTATGTGAATTGATAGATATACGCTCGGCTTGGAGACAATATTTAATAGATAATTCTTATCAACCTAGTAAATTATTGATTGATCGGGTTCATCTAAACGAACAGGGCAATTTTTTAATGGCACAACTCATCAAACCCTATTTA belongs to Gloeothece citriformis PCC 7424 and includes:
- a CDS encoding photosystem I assembly protein Ycf3, producing MPRTQRNDNFIDKTFTVMADIILKVVPFNKKAKEAFVYYRDGMSAQADGEYKEALDNYYEALKLEDDANDRSYILYNIGIIHGSNGEHERALEYYHEAIELNPNLPSALNNIAVIYHYQGERAKEEGREDESEALFDKAAEYWKQAIRLAPNNYIEAQNWLKVTGRSEMDVFF
- the gatC gene encoding Asp-tRNA(Asn)/Glu-tRNA(Gln) amidotransferase subunit GatC; its protein translation is MIDTEQVKKIAHLARLEITPEQEEQFTGQLSSILEYFDQLSELDTTDVPPTTRAIEIKNITRSDSMQPYPSREELLKEAPEQEGDFFKVPQILNTDEE